From a region of the Monodelphis domestica isolate mMonDom1 chromosome 8, mMonDom1.pri, whole genome shotgun sequence genome:
- the POU3F3 gene encoding LOW QUALITY PROTEIN: POU domain, class 3, transcription factor 3 (The sequence of the model RefSeq protein was modified relative to this genomic sequence to represent the inferred CDS: inserted 1 base in 1 codon) has product MATAASNPYLPGNSLLSAGSIVHSDASGGGGGGGGGGGGGGGGGGMQPGSAAVTSGAYRGDPSSVKMVQSDFMQGAMAASNGGHMLSHAHQWVTALPHAAAAAAAAAAAAVEAGSPWSSSAVGMAGSPQQPPPPPPPPPPQGPDVKGGAGRDDLHSGTALHHRGPPHLGPPPPPPPHQGHPGGWGAAAAAAAAAAAAAAAAHLPSMAGGQQPPPQSLLYSQPXGFTVNGMLSAPPGPGGGGGGGGGGQSLVHPGLVRGDTPELSEHHHHHHHHPHPPHPSHPHHPQGPPHHGGGGGGGGGPGLNSHDPHSDEDTPTSDDLEQFAKQFKQRRIKLGFTQADVGLALGTLYGNVFSQTTICRFEALQLSFKNMCKLKPLLNKWLEEADSSTGSPTSIDKIAAQGRKRKKRTSIEVSVKGALESHFLKCPKPSAQEITNLADSLQLEKEVVRVWFCNRRQKEKRMTPPGIQQQTPDDVYSQVGNVNADTPPPHHGLQTSVQ; this is encoded by the exons ATGGCTACGGCGGCTTCTAACCCGTACCTCCCCGGGAACAGCCTCCTGTCGGCCGGCTCCATAGTACACTCGGACGCCTCGGGCGGCGGGGGTggcggcgggggcgggggcggcggCGGGGGCGGCGGCGGAGGCATGCAGCCCGGGAGCGCCGCTGTGACCTCGGGTGCCTACCGGGGGGACCCGTCCTCTGTCAAGATGGTCCAGAGCGACTTCATGCAAGGGGCCATGGCCGCCAGCAACGGCGGCCATATGCTGAGCCACGCTCACCAGTGGGTCACGGCCCTGCCCcacgccgccgccgccgccgccgctgccgccgccgccgccgtggAAGCGGGATCGCCCTGGTCCAGCAGCGCCGTGGGCATGGCCGGCAGTCCCCAGCAgccgccgccaccgccaccaCCGCCGCCTCCGCAGGGCCCCGACGTGAAAGGTGGCGCCGGGCGAGACGACCTGCATTCGGGCACAGCGCTGCATCACCGGGGGCCGCCCCACCTCGGtcccccgccgccgccgcccccccACCAGGGCCACCCGGGCGGCTGgggcgccgccgccgccgccgctgccgccgccgccgccgccgctgccgccgcgcACCTCCCGTCCATGGCCGGGGGCCAGCAGCCGCCACCGCAGTCTCTGCTTTACTCGCAGC GGGGTTTCACGGTGAACGGGATGCTAAGCGCCCCCCCGGGGCCCGGAGGGGGCGGTGGGGGAGGAGGCGGCGGCCAGAGCCTGGTGCACCCGGGGCTGGTGCGAGGGGACACGCCGGAACTGAGtgagcaccaccaccaccaccaccaccacccacacCCGCCGCACCCGTCGCACCCGCACCACCCGCAGGGACCCCCTCACCACGGCGGGGGCGGAGGCGGCGGGGGAGGCCCAGGACTGAACAGCCACGACCCACATTCGGACGAGGACACGCCGACCTCGGACGACCTGGAACAGTTCGCCAAGCAGTTCAAACAGCGGCGGATCAAACTGGGCTTCACACAGGCAGACGTGGGGCTGGCCTTGGGCACCCTATACGGGAACGTGTTCTCGCAGACCACCATCTGCCGCTTCGAGGCCCTTCAGCTGAGCTTCAAAAATATGTGCAAGCTGAAGCCTCTGCTGAACAAGTGGCTGGAGGAGGCCGACTCGTCCACAGGCAGTCCCACCAGCATCGACAAGATCGCCGCCCAgggcagaaagaggaagaaacggACCTCCATCGAGGTGAGCGTCAAAGGGGCCCTGGAGAGCCACTTCCTCAAGTGCCCCAAGCCTTCGGCACAAGAGATCACCAACCTCGCCGACAGTCTGCAGCTAGAGAAGGAGGTGGTGAGGGTCTGGTTCTGCAACCGGCGgcagaaggagaagagaatgacaCCCCCGGGGATCCAGCAGCAGACGCCCGACGATGTCTACTCGCAGGTCGGCAACGTGAACGCGGACACGCCACCCCCACATCACGGTCTGCAGACGAGCGTGCAGTGA